Proteins encoded by one window of Candidatus Hydrogenedentota bacterium:
- a CDS encoding ABC transporter ATP-binding protein: MLKPTSTMPIGSPTFWRFLRYARPYWPYILGSVLTGVVKFTLALLIPWSLGYVLDHIILAEIPNEEKTSRLLQVVGILLAVFIIRIPIAYYRSYWAELAGNRTIFDIRNALYAHVQRLSLAFHATQRTGATTSRLTNDINQAQGILDRGVMSVGVDFIFLVGVVIALFFENWLLASVSLFTLPLYAIVFGVLNPRLRVASQRVQEQMSELSGEINEKLTGHSVVQAFVRERSERLRFLGLHRKYFDEVMVRTRIHVWMFQFGEFFTMIGPAVVICFGTWLVLNGSLLPGELVAFSGYLSHLYLPTRRLADASAAVQMQLAGMDRVFEILDVAPDIDDAPDARPLALREGRIVFDDVHFSYLDDQPVLEGITLDVPPGQAVAIVGRSGSGKSTLVKLVPRFYDVKAGAIRIDGQDVRDLTLHSLREKIGMVMQDAILFGGSIRENILYGRRGATEAEMLEAARMAHVDEFVDELPHGYDTVIGERGVTLSGGQKQRLSIARAFLRDPAILILDEATSSLDSHAENIIQEALGRLMKGRTTLVIAHRLATVIDCDRVVVIEDGRIVQEGTHDQLIHEDGPYRALCEEQFGAVQLDS; this comes from the coding sequence ATGCTTAAACCGACTTCGACAATGCCTATTGGATCGCCGACGTTCTGGCGCTTCCTGCGTTATGCGCGCCCGTACTGGCCGTATATTCTGGGGTCGGTGCTGACGGGGGTGGTGAAGTTTACGCTGGCGCTGTTGATACCGTGGTCGCTGGGGTATGTGCTGGACCATATTATTCTGGCGGAGATCCCGAACGAAGAGAAGACGAGTCGTCTGTTGCAGGTGGTGGGGATACTGCTGGCGGTGTTTATTATTCGGATCCCGATCGCGTATTACCGGTCGTACTGGGCGGAGCTGGCGGGGAACCGGACGATCTTCGACATCCGGAATGCGCTCTACGCACACGTGCAGCGGTTGAGCCTGGCTTTTCACGCGACGCAACGGACGGGGGCGACGACCTCGCGGCTGACGAACGATATCAACCAGGCGCAGGGGATTCTGGATCGGGGGGTGATGTCGGTGGGGGTGGATTTCATCTTCCTGGTGGGGGTGGTGATAGCGCTGTTTTTCGAGAACTGGCTGCTGGCGTCGGTGAGCCTGTTCACGCTGCCGCTGTATGCGATTGTGTTTGGCGTGCTGAATCCGCGGTTGCGTGTGGCGTCGCAGCGGGTGCAGGAGCAGATGTCGGAGCTGTCCGGCGAGATCAACGAGAAGCTGACGGGGCACAGCGTGGTGCAGGCGTTCGTTCGGGAGCGGTCGGAGCGGCTGCGTTTTCTTGGGCTGCACCGAAAATACTTTGATGAGGTGATGGTGCGGACGCGGATCCACGTGTGGATGTTCCAGTTTGGCGAGTTCTTCACGATGATCGGTCCGGCGGTGGTGATTTGCTTTGGCACGTGGCTGGTGCTGAACGGTTCGCTGCTTCCGGGGGAACTGGTGGCGTTCAGCGGGTATTTGTCGCACCTGTACCTGCCGACGCGTCGTCTGGCGGACGCTTCCGCGGCGGTGCAGATGCAGCTTGCGGGGATGGACCGGGTGTTTGAGATTCTGGACGTGGCTCCGGATATCGACGATGCGCCGGACGCGCGTCCGCTGGCGCTCCGCGAGGGGCGGATCGTGTTTGACGATGTCCACTTCTCGTATCTCGACGATCAGCCGGTGCTGGAGGGGATCACGCTGGATGTGCCGCCGGGGCAGGCGGTGGCGATTGTGGGGCGGAGCGGCAGCGGGAAGAGCACGCTGGTGAAGCTGGTGCCGCGCTTTTACGACGTGAAGGCGGGCGCGATCCGGATTGACGGGCAGGATGTGCGCGATCTGACGCTGCATTCGCTGCGCGAGAAAATCGGGATGGTGATGCAGGACGCGATTTTGTTTGGGGGGAGCATCCGGGAGAACATTCTTTACGGGCGGCGGGGGGCGACCGAGGCGGAAATGCTGGAGGCGGCGCGTATGGCGCATGTGGACGAATTTGTGGATGAACTGCCGCACGGGTACGACACCGTTATCGGGGAGCGCGGGGTGACGCTGAGCGGGGGGCAGAAGCAACGGCTGAGTATCGCGCGGGCGTTTTTGCGGGATCCGGCGATCCTGATTCTGGACGAAGCGACGTCGAGCCTGGACTCGCACGCGGAGAATATCATCCAGGAGGCGCTGGGGCGGCTGATGAAGGGGCGGACGACGCTGGTGATCGCGCACCGGCTCGCGACGGTGATCGACTGCGACCGGGTGGTGGTGATTGAGGATGGGCGCATCGTGCAGGAGGGGACGCACGACCAACTGATCCACGAGGATGGCCCGTACCGCGCGCTGTGTGAGGAGCA